One stretch of Clavelina lepadiformis chromosome 6, kaClaLepa1.1, whole genome shotgun sequence DNA includes these proteins:
- the LOC143463542 gene encoding uncharacterized protein LOC143463542 isoform X1 → MTAPIKLAFPALLMFFILSVSSRPQGRWQGRTEHRCRKQMFNNRGVIRRINNCPTSHLTFNLAHGENLRLRIAARTQQPLVIETKAEPTSDFQIFHSILGEESFQSDIESPVQIVRISIPSSAGSRILGNYKKLSRPRAHDRPPCRVVNELVNRNCDATDCTFDCKLPEYIPVNMNKTRVSCAGDRHWRTAINNLCIPRSKLEALCFDWDAADAEVNCYYGIDELVSFFQREEGGLEDTDLPIYMDTDGIRIGASLKRRYSQQEYFCMKRQKTGKYIYKCSKFRGMKNIKRCFLERYYLNSCVNNSILF, encoded by the exons ATGACAGCTCCAATAAAGTTGGCTTTCCCTGCacttttgatgttttttattttgagtgTGAGTTCCAGGCCACAAGGGAGGTGGCAGGGGAGAACAGAAC ATCGGTGCCGCAAGCAAATGTTTAACAATCGTGGTGTGATCAGGAGGATAAACAACTGTCCAACAAGTCATCTGACCTTCAACCTTGCTCACGGGGAGAACCTTCGTCTGAGAATTGCAGCTCGCACTCAGCAACCTCTTGTG ATAGAGACAAAGGCGGAACCAACAAGCGACTTCCAAATTTTTCACTCAATCCTGGGAGAAGAAAGTTTCCAGTCGGACATCGAGAGTCCGGTGCAAATCGTCAGAATTTCAATTCCATCTTCAGCCGGTTCAAGGATCCTGggaaattataaaaaacttA GTCGTCCACGAGCACACGACAGACCTCCATGCAGAGTTGTCAATGAGCTTGTTAATCGTAATTGTGATGCAACAGACTGCACTTTCGACTGCAAGTTGCCTGAATACATCCCGGTGAACATGAACAAGACACGAGTCTCATGCGCAGG GGACCGGCATTGGAGGACTGCGATAAACAATCTCTGCATTCCTCGGAGCAAGTTGGAAGCTCTTTGTTTTGACTGGGACGCGGCTGATGCTGAAGTAAAT TGCTATTACGGGATCGACGAGCTTGTCAGTTTCTTTCAAAGAGAAGAAGGCGGGCTTGAAGATACAGATCTGCCGATATACATG GACACAGATGGAATCAGAATTGGAGCAAGTCTG AAGAGAAGGTATTCACAACAAGAATACTTCTGCatgaaaagacaaaaaacaggaaaatatatttacaaatgCTCCAAGTTCAGAG GcatgaaaaatatcaaaaggTGTTTCCTTGAGAGGTATTACCTGAATAGCTGCGTGAACAATTCCATCTTGTTCTGA
- the LOC143463542 gene encoding uncharacterized protein LOC143463542 isoform X2, with translation MTAPIKLAFPALLMFFILSVSSRPQGRWQGRTEHRCRKQMFNNRGVIRRINNCPTSHLTFNLAHGENLRLRIAARTQQPLVIETKAEPTSDFQIFHSILGEESFQSDIESPVQIVRISIPSSAGSRILGNYKKLSRPRAHDRPPCRVVNELVNRNCDATDCTFDCKLPEYIPVNMNKTRVSCAGDRHWRTAINNLCIPRSKLEALCFDWDAADAECYYGIDELVSFFQREEGGLEDTDLPIYMDTDGIRIGASLKRRYSQQEYFCMKRQKTGKYIYKCSKFRGMKNIKRCFLERYYLNSCVNNSILF, from the exons ATGACAGCTCCAATAAAGTTGGCTTTCCCTGCacttttgatgttttttattttgagtgTGAGTTCCAGGCCACAAGGGAGGTGGCAGGGGAGAACAGAAC ATCGGTGCCGCAAGCAAATGTTTAACAATCGTGGTGTGATCAGGAGGATAAACAACTGTCCAACAAGTCATCTGACCTTCAACCTTGCTCACGGGGAGAACCTTCGTCTGAGAATTGCAGCTCGCACTCAGCAACCTCTTGTG ATAGAGACAAAGGCGGAACCAACAAGCGACTTCCAAATTTTTCACTCAATCCTGGGAGAAGAAAGTTTCCAGTCGGACATCGAGAGTCCGGTGCAAATCGTCAGAATTTCAATTCCATCTTCAGCCGGTTCAAGGATCCTGggaaattataaaaaacttA GTCGTCCACGAGCACACGACAGACCTCCATGCAGAGTTGTCAATGAGCTTGTTAATCGTAATTGTGATGCAACAGACTGCACTTTCGACTGCAAGTTGCCTGAATACATCCCGGTGAACATGAACAAGACACGAGTCTCATGCGCAGG GGACCGGCATTGGAGGACTGCGATAAACAATCTCTGCATTCCTCGGAGCAAGTTGGAAGCTCTTTGTTTTGACTGGGACGCGGCTGATGCTGAA TGCTATTACGGGATCGACGAGCTTGTCAGTTTCTTTCAAAGAGAAGAAGGCGGGCTTGAAGATACAGATCTGCCGATATACATG GACACAGATGGAATCAGAATTGGAGCAAGTCTG AAGAGAAGGTATTCACAACAAGAATACTTCTGCatgaaaagacaaaaaacaggaaaatatatttacaaatgCTCCAAGTTCAGAG GcatgaaaaatatcaaaaggTGTTTCCTTGAGAGGTATTACCTGAATAGCTGCGTGAACAATTCCATCTTGTTCTGA
- the LOC143463543 gene encoding uncharacterized protein LOC143463543 — MMKSISLLVFFATLSTAAQLTPCLERHLPPKGKLQFPPQNGGIECRAWYKWVIRTRDSESLKMVFNKLDIGDNLVKVIAKERHHSRWVRIAIVREEGQEVTVPSIYNFVKLIMKEMKGELKASYQVFLCPLPGPELTEGNCTCGYRRYSRCQFQCNSPEYFPRHLNASDIRATCRANQQWSVKREAQCVSLIEIERLCYQPGTNPNCPYNVQELTIMFFEKYNPKDYVGVVSNKTGGRLSRRFDNLDLQICRDVKACNRDPESRQLLVPECGLHRIKDHRFPCFICRRILQVCDVTDFIA; from the exons atgatgaaatcaATTTCTCTTCTAGTTTTCTTCGCAACTCTAAGCACGGCAG CTCAACTAACACCGTGCCTGGAGCGCCACCTACCACCTAAAGGAAAACTTCAATTCCCACCACAAAATGGCGGCATTGAGTGTCGGGCATGGTATAAATGGGTGATTCGGACAAGGGACTCAGAATCACTGAAGATGGTTTTTAACAAATTGGACATCGGAGACAACCTTGTGAAG GTCATCGCAAAGGAGAGACATCACAGCCGATGGGTGAGGATCGCAATTGTGAGAGAGGAAGGTCAAGAGGTCACGGTGCCATCGATCTACAATTTCGTGAAGTTGATAATGAAGGAGATGAAAGGAGAACTGAAGGCGAGTTATCAAG TGTTTCTGTGTCCACTGCCTGGTCCTGAGCTGACAGAGGGCAACTGCACGTGCGGTTATCGACGCTACTCTCGATGTCAGTTTCAATGCAATTCACCCGAATACTTTCCAAGACACCTGAATGCAAGTGACATCAGAGCAACATGTCG aGCGAACCAGCAGTGGTCGGTGAAGCGTGAAGCACAATGTGTAAGCCTCATCGAAATCGAGCGACTCTGCTACCAGCCAGGAACCAACCCG AACTGCCCGTACAATGTGCAAGAACTCACCATCATGTTCTTCGAGAAATACAACCCAAAG GACTATGTGGGCGTGGTGAGCAACAAGACTGGGGGAAGACTCTCAAGAAGATTCGATAATCTTGATCTACAGATCTGCAGAGACGTGAAAGCGTGCAACCGCGACCCGGAAAGTCGACAGCTGCTTGTGCCGGAATGCGGCTTGCATAGGA TCAAAGACCATCGCTTCCCGTGTTTCATCTGTCGCAGAATATTGCAGGTCTGTGATGTCACAGACTTTATTGCGTaa
- the LOC143463541 gene encoding beta-1,4-glucuronyltransferase 1-like, producing the protein MDPVQINLKNCIVAVAVIQLVLFLKSMKQYKHVQKRDVKYLSGETLDYSGQYRIVRFYKSEGIIDDYLFHDVTIATQCSINHLHHLVELVERWSGPVSCAVFAPNQDASYADDAIAVLRRCFPGIKKHVTFHIVYPASHLGDLGQVGGWLRLTCAQILFKLENYGYQNYDVAGISFPHNVLRNAARSGVLTQHVLLVDIDVMPNVGLRSQFLEFAERKSLFKKGGGDQTAYVLPVFEVKKGFPFPRNKNQLLQGVEDGTVRPFHNETCWWCHKTENFDEWRKIQQTEKLDVAFAAEWDKSWEPFYIAHRSVPMFDERFKQYGFDRIQQICEMHVAGYDFVVLDNAFLTHHGWKMSGKFYAKKDLDNAQNWILFNYHFKDTLQKKYGTNRTCSPIDSWKPGSRKGALIGGKSVINNRLTNHRLSEDGL; encoded by the exons ATGGACCCTGTGCAGATTAATTTAAAGAACTGCATAGTGGCTGTTGCTGTTATTCagcttgttttgtttttgaaatctATGAAACAATATAAACATGTGCAAAAGAGAGATGTGAAATATTTATCTGGTGAAACGTTGGACTACAG tGGTCAGTACAGAATTGTTCGTTTCTATAAATCGGAAGGGATAATTGATGACTACTTATTCCAC GATGTAACCATAGCGACGCAATGTTCTATCAATCACCTTCACCACTTGGTGGAGCTGGTGGAGAGGTGGAGTGGACCAGTGTCATGTGCTGTGTTTGCCCCGAACCAG GACGCCAGTTATGCTGATGACGCAATTGCTGTGTTACGCCGGTGCTTCCCCGGGATAAAGAAACACGTGACCTTTCACATCGTTTACCCCGCCAGCCACCTCGGTGACCTTGGCCAG GTGGGCGGTTGGCTTCGTCTTACGTGCGCTCAAATTCTATTCAAGTTGGAGAATTACGGGTATCAGAATTATGACGTAGCCGGCATCTCATTCCCTCATAATGTGCTGCGTAATGCTGCAAGAAGCGGAGTGCTGACTCAACATGTCCTACTCGTTG ATATCGACGTCATGCCTAATGTCGGGCTGCGAAGTCAGTTTCTGGAATTCGCCGAGCGGAAGTCTCTGTTTAAGAAGGGGGGAGGCGACCAGACAGCTTATGTCCTGCCCGTGTTCGAGGTGAAGAAAGGGTTTCCGTTCCCGAGAAATAAGAACCAGCTTCTTCAAGGG GTGGAAGATGGCACGGTGCGTCCCTTCCACAACGAGACCTGCTGGTGGTGCCATAAAACCGAAAATTTTGACGAATGGAGAAAAATTCAACAG ACAGAGAAGTTGGATGTTGCGTTTGCGGCGGAATGGGACAAGAGTTGGGAACCGTTCTACATCGCGCACAGAAGCGTCCCCATGTTTGACGAGAGATTCAAGCAATACGGCTTCGATAGGATACAACAG ATATGCGAGATGCACGTGGCCGGGTATGACTTCGTCGTCCTGGACAACGCTTTCCTCACTCACCACGGATGGAAGATGTCCGGGAAGTTTTACGCGAAGAAGGACCTCGACAACGCACAAAACTGGATCCTGTTCAATTATCACTTCAAG GACACCTTGCAGAAGAAATACGGAACCAACCGCACTTGCTCTCCCATAGATTCATGGAAACCCGGAAGCAGGAA ggGTGCTCTTATTGGTGGAAAAAGCGTCATTAATAATCGCCTGACCAATCACAGATTGAGCGAAGACGGATTATGA
- the LOC143461959 gene encoding zinc transporter 7-like yields the protein MLPTSHKDGEYKPGIGFLSKIKGWFITIIHDESSRNILMFLMLNLSFAFVELLWGIWSNSLGLISDSFHMFFDCTALLAGLAASVVARWKSNDRFSYGYVRAEVLAAFINALFLLFIAFFILSEAIERLVEPPEVKHERLLIVSVLGFIVNMVGIFVFHGHGHHGHSHGHSHGHGHDHHHGHSHDHDHDHHGHSHDDHSPESSQSQILHSVFLHILADTLGSAGVIVSTLLMHFFGWMIADPICSLMIGLLIAISVVPLLQDSIGILMQRTPSSLDQSIHGCHQKVMQLEGVYRIHEPHFWTLCSDVYVGTIKVQIAPNANPSYIQSQAHNIYAQVGVRQLYVQIDFSAM from the coding sequence ATGTTGCCTACAAGTCATAAAGATGGTGAATATAAGCCAGGAATTGGATTTCTTTCCAAGATAAAAGGATGGTTTATCACAATAATTCACGATGAAAGCTCAAGGAATATTTTGATGTTTCTTATGCTCAATCTTTCATTTGCATTCGTTGAACTTCTCTGGGGGATTTGGAGCAACAGCCTCGGCTTGATTTCTGATTCTTTTCATATGTTTTTTGACTGCACTGCACTGTTGGCCGGCCTGGCAGCATCGGTTGTGGCTCGGTGGAAGTCCAATGACAGGTTCTCATATGGATATGTACGAGCTGAAGTGTTGGCCGCTTTCATAAATGccttgtttttgttgttcatCGCCTTTTTTATTCTGTCGGAAGCGATTGAGAGATTGGTTGAGCCACCAGAAGTGAAACATGAGCGACTGCTCATCGTGTCTGTTCTCGGGTTTATTGTCAACATGGTTGGAATATTTGTCTTCCATGGTCACGGACATCATGGTCATAGTCATGGACACTCTCACGGTCATGGTCATGACCACCACCATGGACATAGTCATGATCATGATCACGATCATCATGGACATTCTCACGATGATCACAGCCCTGAATCTTCCCAGAGTCAGATCCTGCACAGCGTCTTCCTCCATATTCTTGCTGATACACTGGGAAGTGCAGGAGTGATTGTCTCAACATTGCTCATGCACTTCTTTGGATGGATGATTGCCGACCCGATATGCTCCTTGATGATTGGACTGCTCATAGCAATCAGTGTTGTACCTCTCTTGCAGGACTCCATCGGGATTTTGATGCAAAGAACTCCATCCTCGCTGGACCAATCCATCCATGGATGTCATCAGAAGGTGATGCAACTCGAAGGAGTTTATCGAATTCACGAGCCACACTTTTGGACCCTTTGTTCAGATGTCTATGTGGGGACAATTAAAGTACAAATAGCGCCAAACGCGAACCCCTCGTACATCCAGAGTCAAGCCCACAACATTTATGCTCAGGTCGGGGTGAGACAACTTTACGTTCAAATCGACTTTTCTGCGATGTAA